The sequence below is a genomic window from candidate division WOR-3 bacterium.
AATTTCTCTATCACACGTCGACGCAGCTCTATCGCATCAATGCGCGTCTGCAATCGCTTTATCGCATAACTCTCAACAGAAACAATCTCGTCTTTCTTACTCATACTTACATATAACAACATATCTCATCAAAAGTCAACACATATCATCGAGTTAAACTCATTTAAAAAAGTTAAACGCATTTAACTTTTGCACTCGCGTGCAATGATTTTTGAACGCTTTGGGTCAATTTTGTAAAGAATTGATTTTTTAAATCTCTCAATATCAATCACTTACAAAGAGCAAAAAATTTAGCTTGACAAGGGGGTAGCAGTTATGCTATGCATAGGGTGCTTTTCTTTTTCTTTTCTTTTTTACCCTTTTTTCTTTTCTTTTTCTTTTCGGGAAGTGAGAGAGTTAGTTTACTGATTCCTCGAACGTAGTGAGAGGAATCAGTAATAGATAGCTATTAAGAGTATTCCTCAGTTAGTGTCTAAATACTCATTAGTTAGTAGCTAGCTATTAGTTAGTACTTAGCCCACCTGGAAGGTAATAGTTCTTACCCCCTCCCCTAAGAGGGGGTAGTTAAAACTTGAATCTAATAAAGAGTTAGTAGTAAAATAATTCTAAAAGGAGATTAGAGTATGAATAACCCAATTCAAACATTCGAGGTAATAGTTATGTCTATAGCTCTCTTTCTTAGTGTAACTCTATCTTTATTCTGTATAATAGTTAATCTAATTCAAATATTCTTCTAAGTATGTCTAAACTCATTAAAAGCGTTATACCCTATGTAGGGGGTAAATATTTCATGCTCAAACATCTTCTCCCTCTAATACCTCCTCATAATATCTATGTAGAAGTATTCGGAGGAGCAGCTAATCTATTACTCAATAAACCCCCCTCAACTATAGAAGTATACAATGATATTAATAGCGAACTAGTCACTCTATTTAGAGTTATTAGAGATAAAGATAAATTAGAAGAACTTAAACGTTTACTTTATCTCACACCCTTCTCTAGAGATGAATATAATCATCTACTCAATCAAGATATATCGTCTCTATCTGATGTCGAAAGAGCTTACAGATTCTACTACATATGCAGAACATCGTTCAATGGGATACCCGGAAGAAGCTTTGCTTACCCAACACCCGGGAGAAATAGAACTATATCTTATCTGAACTCTATAGACAAACTAGATTTAATCTATGAACGATTTAAATACATCACAATAGAAAATGACTCCTTCGAGAAAATCATACCCCGTTACGATTACCCCGACACTCTCTTCTACTTAGACCCGCCCTATATCCCAGATACTCGTAAAGATAATCGCTTCTATCAACATGAAATGTCCTATGAACAACACGAACAATTAGTCTCTCTACTTCTCAACATAAAAGGGATGTGTATATTGTCTTGCTATATGCATGATATGTATAATATTCTCATAGAGAACAATTGGGGCGTTATTGAAATAGAATCTGTTGCTCACGTTAAGGGGTATAAGAAATATACCCCAGAACATATTAAAAACAAAAAACTACACGATAAAAGAACTGAGGTTATACTTATTAACCACAAATGTGTTAAGGCAATTGAATATGAAATTTATTAAGAGCGTTATTCCATACATAGGCGGTAAATACTATATGCTCAAGCATTTACTTCCTCTGCTACCACCTCATAATGTATATGTAGAGGTGTTTGGCGGGGCAGCGAATCTCTTAATCAATAAACCCCCATCGCATATAGAAGTCTATAACGACATCAATAGTGACTTGGTAACTCTCTGGAGAGTTGTAAGAGATAAAGAAAAACTTGAAGAATTAAAACGCTTACTCTATCTCACACCTTACTCAAGAGAAGAGTTCAATTATCTCAAATATCAAAATACAGAAACATTATCAGACGTTGAAAAAGCTTACAGATTTT
It includes:
- a CDS encoding DNA adenine methylase — its product is MSKLIKSVIPYVGGKYFMLKHLLPLIPPHNIYVEVFGGAANLLLNKPPSTIEVYNDINSELVTLFRVIRDKDKLEELKRLLYLTPFSRDEYNHLLNQDISSLSDVERAYRFYYICRTSFNGIPGRSFAYPTPGRNRTISYLNSIDKLDLIYERFKYITIENDSFEKIIPRYDYPDTLFYLDPPYIPDTRKDNRFYQHEMSYEQHEQLVSLLLNIKGMCILSCYMHDMYNILIENNWGVIEIESVAHVKGYKKYTPEHIKNKKLHDKRTEVILINHKCVKAIEYEIY